Sequence from the Acidobacteriota bacterium genome:
CGGCCGGCCGGTCATCTTCGCCAGCAGGGCGGCGTAGACCGTGTACTTTCCGACCTCGAGCTTTGACCCGAATCCGCCTCCCATGTAGTGGCCGATCACGCGGACATTTGCCAGCGGCAGGCCCATGGCCTGGGCCATGGTCTGTTGCACGTTGTACACACCTTGGGTAGTGTCCCAGATGGTGAGCCGGTTTCCGTCCCACCTCGCCACCGAGCCGTGCGGCTCCATCGGCGCCTGGATCTCGTATGGCGTCTCGAAGACGTGTTCTACCACGACGTCGGCTTCGGCGAACCCCGCTTCGAGGTCGCCACGCTCGCGGACCTGCGGCTCGCCGACGCGGTTTCCACCTTCGAGAATCTCCGGTGCGGAAGTATCGAGAGCAGCTTTGTGATCGACGACGAAGGGCAGGACCTCGTACTTCACCTCGATTGCGCGAATAGCGTCGAAGGCCTGCAAAGGCGTCTCGGCTGCGATCACCGCAACTTCCTCGCCCTCGTGCCGACAGTGGGGATCGAGGAGACGACCGTAGAACTCGCCGCGCCGTTGGTACCACGGCATGTCTGCCCCCGGAGAGTCTCCGGTGAGTACCGCCTGGACTCCAGGCATCTTCTCCGCTTTGCTGGTGTCGATCTTCAACACCTTGGCGTGAGCGTGTGGGCAGCGGAGAATTGCGCCGTGCAGCATCTCGGGCAGGGAGACGTCGTGCGGGTAGACGGCGGTTCCGCTGACGCGCTCGTAGGCGTCGACTTTGGCCACCCGCGTGCCGACGACCCTGGTTTCCTTCCAGGGATCCGGCCATTCTCCGCTGCCGGGAGTTTCCGGGACCGGACCGTTGATGTGATAGGCGGTGTCCTTGTCCATCACCGGCCTCCCTTCTTCTTTTCGGCGGCGTTTGCGACCGCGTTCTCGATGTGCGGATAGGCGCCGCAGCGGCAGAGGTTGCCGCTCATCCCGCGCCGGATCTCATCGGGAGAAGGGGAGGGCTGGATCCGGAGCAGACCCTCGGCCGCCATCACCTGGCCCGGGGTGCAGTAACCACACTGGAAAGCGTCTTCCTCGACGAATGCCTGTTGCACCGGGCCGAGCTCTTCGCCATCGAGCAGTCCCTCGACGGTGGTGATCTCGGAGCCCACCGCCTCGACCGCAAGGGTCATGCAGGCGTAACGCGGCCGGCCGTCGATCAGGACCGTGCAGCTGCCGCATTCGCCGCGCTCGCAGCCGGCCTTGGTGCCGGTGATGCCGAGCCGTTCCCTGAGGACGAAGAGCAGGGTCCACCTGGGTTCTACCAGGAGACGGTGGATCCGCCCGTTGATGTTCAGCGCCACCTGCAGCATCTCATCGGGCGAAGTGATCTCCGGCACCCCTTCGGCGGGGCGCACAACGCCGGTAGCTGCCGCCACCGCTCCAGCGCTCACCGACCCGAGGAAGCCCCGTCTCGTGACGCCGCTCTCGGTCTGGTCTTTCAGCTCCTTCTTCCGACTCATGAAACCCTCCCTCGAAGCGATCGAAGTTCAGATCATATTGAGACTAAATTGCTGCAACGGAAACACATGGAGAGTATAAACGGATTCTTCGCGCTTTGAGCACCTGTTAGAGTGACCGGTATGGAGAGCCCCGGTCCGACCGCCGATTCATGCGTCGACGCCATCATCGCCGCTGCGTCGCAGGCGCCCGCCGCAGATCTGATCGACGTCAGGGTTGGACAGTACTGGGTCGTGGTTCGCACCACTGTCGGCACCGGGCTGGCCTCGGCCATGCATTCGGAGGCACACCTCCACGGATCGAAACCGGTCGCAGCAGCCGGAGAGCTCCACCGACGGACGCCGCAGCAGCTCACGAGGTTGCTCCACTCGGATTCGCCGCCCGAAAGCGCCATCGGCCTCGCTGCAGCCAACGCCCTGCTCGGTCCCACTGCAACATCACTGCGCGAGGAGAAGGCGGTGGAGGTCCTCCGCGAACGCGGACGCGACAAGAGGGTGGCGATGGTCGGTCGCTTCCCTTTTGCCGACAGGCTGCGTGAAGACTGCGAACTGCTGTGGGTCTTCGAGCGTGGTATCAACCGCCGGGGGGAGGATCTCGGCGAGGAAGCGATGGATGACCTGCTTCCCCAGGCAGACGTCGTTGCGGTAACCGCGACCACTCTCGCCAATCACACGCTGCCGACAATCATGGCGTGCGTGCGCCCCGACGCCTTCGTCATGCTGCTCGGCCCGAGCACGCCGCTGACGCAGACCCTGTTCCAGTTCGGCTTCGAGGTACTCTGCGGCACCGTCGTCGACGACCCGGAAACGGTCGTCCGCGCGGTCGAGCAGGGCGCAGTCACGTCGCAAATCACCGGCGTTCGCCGGGTTGCGTTGTGGCGTGATGAATGACCATAGTAGTGAGTTTTGAGTTTTAAGTTTTGAGTTTTAAGTTTTGAGTTTTGAGTTTTGAGTTTTGAGTTGCCGCCCAACCACCCCGGGTCCTCGTGACGAACGAACGCCGCGTCTGGCGGGACTGATCTTGGCGGGGGGGGAGGGGAAGAGATGGGGTGGGCCGAAAGCGTGGGCCAGGCTTCCCGACGGCTCGACATTCCTGGAGGCGTGTGCAGCTTCGCTGAGAAACGCAGGGGCTTTTCCGGTGGTGGCGACACTCCCGCCGGGCACGGACGACCCTGGGATCGACGGGCTCGAGGCCTTGGCCCTGCCCGAGCCCGGGATGGACATGTTCGGCTCGTTGCGCACGGGCCTCTCGCGCCTGATCCTAAATCCCGGGTGGCGGAGGGTTGCCGTGCTG
This genomic interval carries:
- a CDS encoding (2Fe-2S)-binding protein; amino-acid sequence: MSRKKELKDQTESGVTRRGFLGSVSAGAVAAATGVVRPAEGVPEITSPDEMLQVALNINGRIHRLLVEPRWTLLFVLRERLGITGTKAGCERGECGSCTVLIDGRPRYACMTLAVEAVGSEITTVEGLLDGEELGPVQQAFVEEDAFQCGYCTPGQVMAAEGLLRIQPSPSPDEIRRGMSGNLCRCGAYPHIENAVANAAEKKKGGR
- a CDS encoding DUF364 domain-containing protein, with translation MESPGPTADSCVDAIIAAASQAPAADLIDVRVGQYWVVVRTTVGTGLASAMHSEAHLHGSKPVAAAGELHRRTPQQLTRLLHSDSPPESAIGLAAANALLGPTATSLREEKAVEVLRERGRDKRVAMVGRFPFADRLREDCELLWVFERGINRRGEDLGEEAMDDLLPQADVVAVTATTLANHTLPTIMACVRPDAFVMLLGPSTPLTQTLFQFGFEVLCGTVVDDPETVVRAVEQGAVTSQITGVRRVALWRDE